A window of the Pantoea sp. Lij88 genome harbors these coding sequences:
- the clcA gene encoding H(+)/Cl(-) exchange transporter ClcA, with protein sequence MNEELPQPVYVPRSIAARSRMFRALLHRDKTPLAMLFCAALVGTLVGLAGVAFARAVETIQQWRADTLTPEHIQGWMLYAAAFVISALLAMVGYFLVRRFAPEAGGSGIPEIEGALEELRPVRWWRVIPVKFFGGLGTLGAGMVLGREGPTVQLGGNIGRMVIDILGMRSNEARHTLLATGAAAGLAAAFNAPLAGILFIIEEMRPQFRYNLISIKAVFTGVIMASIVFRCFNGEQAVISVGKLADAPVQTLWLYLVLGMVIGMVGVLFNRLIFITQDLFARFYAGKTARVVLAGALLGGGCGILALLFAPGAGGGSALIPQAVHGVFPFALLLVIFLVRLVTTLLCFGSGAPGGIFAPMLALGTLLGTAFGVAMTDLFPLYHLEAGTFAIAGMGALFAASVRAPLTGIVLVLEMTDNYQLILPMIITCLGATLLAQFLGGKPLYSSILARTLARQAEAEAARSQ encoded by the coding sequence ATGAATGAAGAATTACCGCAGCCGGTGTATGTTCCCCGCTCCATCGCGGCGCGTAGCCGGATGTTTCGTGCCCTGCTCCATCGGGATAAAACGCCGCTGGCGATGCTGTTCTGTGCCGCACTGGTCGGTACGCTGGTAGGTCTGGCGGGCGTCGCGTTTGCTCGGGCCGTTGAGACCATACAGCAGTGGCGCGCCGACACGCTCACTCCTGAACACATTCAGGGCTGGATGCTCTACGCCGCGGCCTTTGTCATCTCGGCGCTGCTGGCAATGGTCGGCTATTTTCTGGTCAGACGCTTTGCTCCCGAAGCTGGCGGTTCGGGCATCCCTGAAATCGAAGGCGCGCTGGAAGAGCTGAGACCGGTGCGCTGGTGGCGGGTGATTCCGGTAAAATTCTTTGGCGGGTTAGGGACGCTCGGGGCCGGGATGGTGCTGGGCCGTGAAGGACCAACGGTGCAGCTGGGCGGGAACATTGGCCGGATGGTGATTGATATTCTGGGGATGCGCAGTAATGAAGCGCGTCATACGCTGCTGGCAACCGGTGCGGCGGCCGGTCTGGCAGCGGCGTTTAATGCGCCGCTGGCGGGCATCCTGTTTATCATCGAAGAGATGCGCCCGCAGTTCCGCTATAACCTGATTTCGATTAAAGCCGTGTTTACCGGCGTGATTATGGCGAGCATCGTGTTTCGCTGTTTTAACGGTGAACAGGCGGTGATCTCCGTCGGCAAGCTGGCTGATGCGCCAGTGCAGACGCTGTGGCTGTATCTGGTACTCGGCATGGTTATCGGCATGGTCGGTGTGCTGTTTAACCGTCTGATATTTATCACTCAGGATCTTTTTGCCCGCTTTTATGCCGGTAAAACGGCACGCGTCGTGCTGGCGGGTGCTTTGCTCGGCGGTGGTTGCGGGATTCTGGCTCTGCTTTTCGCGCCTGGCGCAGGCGGCGGTTCAGCACTAATTCCACAGGCGGTTCATGGCGTCTTCCCGTTTGCCCTGCTGCTGGTGATCTTCCTGGTCAGACTGGTGACGACGCTGCTCTGTTTTGGCTCAGGGGCGCCGGGTGGGATTTTTGCGCCAATGCTGGCACTGGGAACACTGCTCGGAACAGCCTTTGGCGTGGCAATGACGGACCTGTTTCCGCTTTATCATCTGGAAGCAGGGACCTTTGCGATTGCGGGGATGGGCGCACTGTTTGCGGCTTCAGTAAGGGCACCGCTGACCGGTATCGTGCTGGTGCTGGAGATGACCGATAACTATCAACTGATATTGCCGATGATCATTACCTGTCTCGGCGCGACACTGCTGGCGCAGTTTCTGGGGGGAAAACCACTTTATTCCTCGATTCTGGCCCGTACGCTGGCGCGTCAGGCTGAAGCTGAAGCGGCGCGCTCACAATGA